A genomic stretch from Deinococcus sp. LM3 includes:
- a CDS encoding DUF3006 domain-containing protein produces MPTDNTPDDLMPHPSFVTVDGLEGHLARVELPDGITEDWPLASLPPGVKEGDVIRLTVHGGDLEAEIDHAQTRERLTAAQAGTDALNAGAPTGDVEL; encoded by the coding sequence ATGCCCACCGACAACACTCCTGACGACCTGATGCCGCACCCGTCGTTCGTCACCGTGGACGGCCTCGAAGGCCACCTCGCCCGCGTGGAACTCCCGGACGGCATCACCGAGGACTGGCCCCTGGCCAGTCTTCCCCCCGGCGTCAAGGAAGGCGACGTGATCCGCCTGACCGTCCACGGCGGCGACCTCGAAGCGGAGATCGACCACGCCCAGACCCGCGAGCGCCTCACGGCCGCGCAAGCGGGCACGGACGCCCTGAATGCCGGGGCCCCGACCGGCGACGTGGAGCTGTGA
- a CDS encoding excalibur calcium-binding domain-containing protein, protein MKRALCLLALSLGLAHAQRAPAGVLTIRFLDVGQGDAILITSPEGKSVLYDGGRSESRMRELIRQYDVPSLDLIAASHGDADHITGLIPAAALFKPRFFLNNGVAATTQTWAKLTNILKLAGTQGLPARNQVLNLGSVRLTVLPPPAGMPAGDQNLNSVGLIVQYGSFRALLTGDSETEQTRAWLRTLPAGTLGPVDVYKSIHHGAANGDSAAWLAAVQPRNVVVSVGPNNYGHPTGTALNLYRKVGANVFRTDQQGTVTVTVQPGGAYRITTEKGAATPAPARPTPAPVVPAAPATVTYSNCAAVRAAGKSPLLRGQPGYSSKLDRDGDGRACE, encoded by the coding sequence GTGAAGCGCGCGCTGTGCCTGCTGGCCCTCAGCCTGGGACTGGCGCACGCGCAGCGCGCGCCCGCCGGGGTCCTCACCATCCGCTTCCTGGACGTCGGGCAGGGCGACGCCATCCTCATCACCAGCCCCGAGGGCAAGAGCGTCCTGTACGACGGGGGCCGCAGTGAGAGCCGCATGCGGGAACTCATCCGCCAGTACGACGTGCCCTCCCTAGACCTGATCGCCGCCAGTCACGGGGACGCCGACCACATCACCGGGCTGATCCCGGCCGCCGCGCTGTTCAAACCGCGCTTCTTCCTGAACAACGGCGTGGCGGCCACCACGCAGACCTGGGCGAAACTCACCAACATCCTGAAGCTCGCGGGCACCCAGGGTCTCCCCGCCCGGAACCAGGTCCTGAACCTGGGCAGCGTGCGGCTCACGGTGCTGCCCCCTCCGGCTGGCATGCCAGCCGGTGACCAGAACCTCAACAGCGTCGGCCTGATCGTGCAGTACGGGTCGTTCCGTGCGCTGCTGACCGGGGACAGTGAAACCGAGCAGACCCGCGCGTGGTTGCGGACCCTGCCTGCCGGAACACTGGGGCCGGTGGACGTGTACAAGAGCATCCACCACGGCGCGGCGAACGGGGACAGCGCCGCGTGGCTGGCGGCCGTGCAGCCCCGGAACGTGGTGGTAAGCGTGGGCCCCAACAACTACGGGCACCCGACGGGCACGGCCCTGAATCTGTACCGCAAGGTCGGGGCCAACGTGTTCCGCACGGACCAGCAGGGCACGGTCACGGTGACCGTGCAACCGGGCGGTGCGTACCGCATCACCACCGAGAAAGGAGCGGCCACGCCCGCTCCAGCCAGACCAACTCCTGCCCCCGTCGTCCCGGCCGCACCAGCGACCGTCACCTACTCGAACTGCGCGGCCGTCCGGGCCGCCGGGAAGTCACCGCTGCTGCGCGGTCAACCCGGGTACAGCAGCAAGCTCGACCGGGACGGGGACGGCCGCGCGTGCGAGTGA
- a CDS encoding ROK family protein yields MTEGSGLRLAVDLGGTTTRAALLHEGAVQRRIQMPTCAKDGPDAVISRLIDLVEQLKPAARVPLGVACTGRVEAGRVTAVNQTTMPGWTAVPVAQSLERALGIPVHVLNDARAATLGEWQARGALVDRNFMFVTVSTGIGSGLVLRGQLHDPPGGRDIGLGFTRGINGAALELSASGSALNGVAHSAGFSGVEALFDEAERNDPRAQALLHAPLSALADRLWDAHCLIGLDTICLGGSVGLRKYTQAFLSAAFGNSGTPDIQRAHHGPDAGLVGAALFAVHKEKYPGP; encoded by the coding sequence ATGACTGAAGGATCGGGTCTGCGGCTGGCAGTGGATCTTGGCGGCACCACCACCCGGGCCGCCCTTCTTCATGAGGGCGCTGTGCAGCGGCGCATACAGATGCCCACCTGTGCGAAAGATGGCCCGGACGCAGTGATTTCCCGGCTGATTGACCTGGTGGAGCAGTTAAAGCCGGCGGCTCGTGTCCCGCTGGGTGTTGCGTGTACTGGACGTGTTGAGGCCGGACGCGTGACGGCCGTCAATCAAACCACCATGCCGGGATGGACGGCCGTGCCTGTTGCTCAGAGTCTGGAACGGGCACTCGGCATCCCCGTTCATGTTCTCAACGACGCCCGAGCTGCCACCCTGGGAGAATGGCAAGCCCGAGGAGCGTTGGTTGATCGCAACTTCATGTTTGTGACGGTCTCAACTGGTATCGGTAGCGGCCTGGTTCTGAGAGGCCAGTTGCATGACCCGCCGGGTGGGCGGGACATTGGACTGGGATTCACTCGAGGAATAAATGGCGCGGCTCTGGAACTCAGTGCGTCTGGCAGTGCCCTCAACGGTGTGGCGCACTCTGCCGGTTTCTCAGGAGTAGAGGCTCTGTTCGATGAGGCAGAAAGGAACGATCCGCGGGCTCAGGCTCTCCTGCATGCCCCGCTGTCAGCTCTGGCTGACCGGTTGTGGGATGCCCATTGCCTGATAGGCCTGGATACCATTTGCCTTGGGGGAAGTGTGGGTCTACGCAAGTACACCCAGGCATTCCTCTCAGCTGCTTTCGGCAATTCGGGAACTCCAGACATCCAACGGGCCCATCACGGGCCAGACGCCGGTCTCGTTGGCGCCGCGCTTTTCGCAGTACACAAGGAAAAGTATCCAGGTCCGTGA
- a CDS encoding N-acetylmannosamine-6-phosphate 2-epimerase, whose product MGNQSLHPLLERLRGGLVVSCQAHPGSPLREPFIISRLALAAQHGGAAGLRIQGFADVQAVRAVTDLPLIGLTKTDREDTSVYITPTAEEAVHLAKLGCEIVALDATLRPRPEPLQGIFAAVHEAGALVMADISTLEEAQAAMALGADIVSTTLSGYTPYSRQLGGPDWTLMNELREAEVPFVAEGRLHSPAEATQARRQGAVFVVVGSAITRPDVITSWFTKALHD is encoded by the coding sequence ATGGGCAATCAATCCCTTCATCCTCTTCTCGAACGCCTACGCGGGGGCCTGGTGGTGTCGTGTCAGGCTCATCCAGGCAGTCCCTTGCGCGAGCCTTTCATTATCAGCCGCTTGGCTCTAGCGGCTCAACACGGCGGCGCGGCAGGGCTGCGCATTCAAGGTTTCGCTGATGTGCAGGCAGTGCGGGCCGTGACGGATCTGCCCCTTATCGGTCTGACAAAAACCGACCGGGAGGACACCAGCGTCTACATCACTCCGACGGCTGAGGAAGCTGTTCATCTCGCCAAACTGGGTTGCGAGATCGTCGCACTGGACGCAACGCTCCGGCCGCGCCCAGAACCGCTTCAGGGCATTTTTGCTGCTGTCCATGAGGCTGGCGCTCTGGTCATGGCAGACATCAGCACACTGGAGGAAGCCCAGGCGGCAATGGCACTTGGTGCAGACATCGTCAGTACGACACTGAGTGGATACACGCCGTACAGTCGTCAACTCGGCGGCCCGGACTGGACACTGATGAACGAGTTGCGAGAAGCAGAAGTGCCATTCGTTGCTGAGGGTCGGCTGCACAGTCCTGCAGAGGCTACCCAGGCTCGGCGGCAGGGAGCCGTCTTCGTGGTCGTTGGGTCCGCCATCACCAGGCCGGACGTCATCACCAGTTGGTTCACCAAGGCCCTCCATGACTGA